In Pyricularia oryzae 70-15 chromosome 2, whole genome shotgun sequence, one genomic interval encodes:
- a CDS encoding origin recognition complex subunit 4, whose product MVSSSTPTRAKRARQEPENNESPLAASIKRRRLNIAAPPSPSTPNALDAVSSAISGALGKARRSSARRVVNALGAGLKKPATAVAGSGEVPDSEDDQPGTPSARKKAVGSAKPSAQSVKVVSSSIYDFPDSDDEMSSTTGGGSLEESRPKETKAPRKNSVAAKLLSSSSKAARSKGQAEGTSGTTDESVIRRRPGVKSRQAPTTSSNTPQLRGILTPSKRSEKRAPKSVAFDGEVKEGRGRAEDIHFDDLPGKSSHSASKTNGLRVPSLGQSNKTSSKTEVKGQEVQADDDADNDDETVTDEEVCVICSLPQSEPPNEILFCDNCDKGYHQECYSVPIIPKGDWLCRDCSGESSETTTTHQAAQTKGAKKPTSITAKRDPVPDIPNFEEHLCAMQRLLLDRCTGKRQIKLRGQEEAYDKALRLVEQTVVAGEGNSMLVIGARGCGKTALVENVISEIAAEHKDDFHVVRLNGFIHTDDKIALKEIWRQLGKEMEVEDGLINKTNNYADTLASLLAVLSHPSEIAGADPGVTSKSVVFVMDEFDLFATHARQTLLYNLFDIAQARKAPIAVVGLTSKVDVVETLEKRVKSRFSHRYVYLSLPKTLGAYWDICKQSLMVEPDEVMLAGLSGPSAGRKVFNDWWNKQIETLREEPSFRDHLEFHYYSSKSVTAFYNSCIIPLSQISASQPWLTMPSAEAGLALEAPESKIVLLESLSDLDLALLIAAARLDIVAHTDTVNFAMAYDEYTSLMGRQRVMSATSGVLALGGGARTWGRGVAGTAWEHLISVGLLTPASGVGRASAGNMGLEAKMWKVDVALEEIPVALKPSSILARWCREI is encoded by the exons aTGGTCTCCAGCTCAACACCCACACGGGCAAAGCGAGCACGCCAGGAGCCGGAGAATAACGAATCGCCACTGGCAGCATCCATCAAGCGACGACGCCTCAATATCGCTGCCCCACCGTCACCCTCAACGCCCAACGCGTTGGATGCCGTCAGCTCCGCAATATCGGGCGCTCTAGGCAAAGCTCGCCGTTCGTCCGCCCGTCGCGTCGTCAACGCTCTGGGTGCAGGGCTGAAGAAGCCGGCGACGGCCGTTGCAGGATCTGGAGAGGTTCCGGACTCGGAGGACGATCAGCCGGGGACCCCGTCTGCCAGGAAGAAGGCTGTCGGAAGTGCCAAGCCTTCGGCACAGTCTGTCAAGGTGGTCAGTAGTAGCATCTACGACTTTCCCGACTCTGATGATGAGATGAGTTCGACGACGGGTGGGGGGAGCTTGGAGGAGAGTCGCCCCAAGGAAACCAAGGCACCACGGAAGAATTCAGTTGCCGCGAAGCTCTTGTCGTCTTCATCAAAGGCGGCTCGCTCCAAAGGCCAAGCAGAAGGCACATCTGGCACTACGGACGAGTCTGTGATTAGGAGACGTCCTGGCGTCAAGAGCAGGCAGGCTCCGACTACCTCTAGCAACACGCCTCAGTTGAGGGGTATTTTGACACCCTCAAAGAGAAGCGAGAAGCGTGCACCTAAAAGTGTTGCCTTTGACGGTGAGGTGAAGGAAGGCCGTGGTCGGGCTGAAGATATTCACTTTGACGATCTGCCTGGGAAGTCGTCACATAGTGCGTCCAAAACCAATGGGCTCAGGGTTCCTAGTCTGGGGCAGAGCAACAAAACAAGCAGCAAAACAGAAGTCAAGGGACAGGAGGTTCAGGCTGATGATGATGCGGATAATGATGATGAGACTGTCACGGACGAAGAGGTATGCGTGATCTGCTCCCTACCACAATCCGAACCACCAAACGAAATTCTCTTTTGCGACAATTGCGACAAGGGGTACCATCAAGAGTGTTACAGTGTTCCTATTATTCCCAAGGGCGACTGGCTGTGTCGGGATTGTTCTGGAGAATCCTCAGAGACGACAACTACACACCAAGCGGCTCAAACAAAGGGTGCCAAGAAACCAACCAGCATCACCGCCAAAAGAGATCCGGTTCCAGACATACCGAATTTTGAGGAACATCTATGTGCTATGCAGCGTTTGTTACTTGACCGCTGTACGGGGAAGAGACAAATAAAGCTCCGTGGGCAGGAGGAGGCGTACGATAAAGCGTTGCGTCTTGTGGAGCAGACTGTGGTGGCCGGAGAAGGCAACTCCATGCTCGTTATTGGGGCGCGAGGATGTGGAAAGACTGCG TTGGTTGAGAATGTCATCTCCGAGATTGCCGCTGAGCACAaggacgatttccatgttgTGAGGCTGAATGGCTTCATACACACGGATGATAAAATTGCGCTCAAGGAAATATGGCGGCAACTAGGAAAGGAGATGGAGGTTGAGGATGGGCTTATTAACAAG ACAAACAATTACGCCGACACGCTCGCTTCGCTTCTCGCTGTTCTGTCTCATCCTTCTGAAATCGCAGGAGCAGACCCAGGAGTCACGTCAAAATCGGTAGTTTTCGTCATGGACGAGTTTGATCTTTTTGCAACTCACGCCAGGCAGACACTGCTCTACAACCTCTTTGATATTGCACAAGCTCGCAAAGCTCCCATTGCCGTTGTCGGGCTCACGAGCAAGGTAGACGTGGTGGAGACACTAGAAAAGCGCGTCAAGAGCAGATTCAGCCATCGCTACGTTTACTTATCACTACCCAAGACGCTCGGGGCGTATTGGGATATCTGCAAGCAGAGCCTCATGGTTGAGCCCGATGAAGTTATGCTTGCAGGGCTGAGCGGTCCTTCAGCTGGTCGCAAAGTCTTCAATGATTGGTGGAACAAGCAAATCGAG ACGCTCCGTGAGGAACCGAGTTTCCGAGACCATCTCGAATTCCACTACTACAGCAGCAAGTCGGTTACAGCATTCTATAATTCATGCATAATTCCGTTGTCGCAGATTTCGGCTTCGCAGCCGTGGTTGACGATGCCTTCAGCAGAGGCTGGACTTGCACTGGAGGCACCAGAGTCTAAGATAGTGCTCCTCGAGTCGCTTTCAGACCTGGATCTAGCGCTCCTGATTGCGGCGGCACGGCTGGACATCGTAGCGCACACCGACACGGTCAACTTTGCCATGGCGTACGATGAGTACACATCCCTTATGGGACGGCAGCGCGTAATGTCTGCAACGTCTGGAGTGCTGGCGCTCGGCGGAGGAGCAAGGACTTGGGGAAGAGGCGTGGCCGGTACGGCATGGGAACACCTCATCTCTGTGGGGCTGTTGACGCCGGCCTCTGGGGTCGGCAGAGCAAGTGCGGGAAACATGGGTCTCGAGGCCAAGATGTGGAAGGTTGATGTGGCGCTCGAGGAGATACCGGTAGCTCTCAAGCCCAGCAGCATCCTCGCCAGGTGGTGCAGGGAGATATGA